From one Planococcus citri chromosome 3, ihPlaCitr1.1, whole genome shotgun sequence genomic stretch:
- the LOC135839112 gene encoding carbonic anhydrase 2-like isoform X2 has protein sequence MQKPKWIIFIAFPIFVGLTSASIGNYLPFSGLYPIPEKTPEPVNIISKFTYPLHTPVTITFKGNLGREQVYLTNTGTVIKIDLKFLNTTQVVFGGPLYNKRYIYTETKFYWTNDLKGAAYTTVNGRNGAPLEVAMIYYNEEYGSHYNSLNYRDGIVETLVRINVGSKHNPDFEPFLKAMKTVQKPGPPTEIKLYDAFKWYYNVPQTIGYFVYPGSQFNETSGGTFYCSTTIVFDKSKLQFISEKQFREAFLELQDKNGKQLINQRDQNPQGFRPVARARKIKRIVSNKFYPSVI, from the exons atgcaaAAACCCAAATGGATCATTTTTATAGCATTTCCAATATTTGTTGGATTAACTTCAGCTTCGA TTGGAAATTACCTACCATTCAGTGGATTGTATCCAATACCTGAGAAAACTCCAGAACCAGTTAATATCATCTCCAAATTCACGTACCCTTTACATACTCCTGTGACAATAACATTTAAAGGGAATCTTGGACGAGAACAAGTCTACTTGACAAATACTGGAAccgtaa TCAAAATAGATTTAAAGTTTCTTAATACCACTCAAGTGGTATTCGGAGGACCTCTCTATAATAAGAGATATATCTACACGGAGACCAAATTTTACTGGACGAACGATCTAAAAGGTGCAGCCTACACAACTGTAAATGGCCGCAATGG GGCTCCTTTGGAGGTGGCAATGATATATTACAATGAAGAATACGGATCACATTACAATTCTCTAAATTATAGAGATGGCATCGTTGAAACTCTTGTCCGAATAAATGTT GGCTCAAAACACAACCCAGACTTCGAACCATTCCTCAAGGCAATGAAAACTGTCCAAAAACCTGGACCTCCTACTGAGATAAAACTGTATGACGCATTCAAATGGTATTATAATGTTCCCCAAACAATAGGATATTTTGTATATCCAGGATCGCAATTCAATGAAACAAGTGGAGGAACATTTTATTGCAGCACTACAATTGTATTTGACAAAAGTAAACTTCAATTCATATCTGAAAAACAg TTCAGGGAAGCATTCTTGGAATTACAAGATAAAAATGGGAAACAATTGATCAATCAGAGGGATCAAAATCCTCAAGGGTTTCGACCAGTGGCACGAGCTCGAAAAATAAAGAGAATAGTCTCCAACAAATTTTATCCATCCGTCATTTAA
- the LOC135839112 gene encoding putative carbonic anhydrase-like protein 1 isoform X1 — translation MRPFVIFFILVFIAISGSTKASIGRFLPFSGFYPIPRETPEPINVNTFLTYPLLTFKPLTLSGNNEHEAAFIRNTGFSVQVFLKNSSTTVTATGGPLYGNLYRFRKIIFYWANNANGTAYTTVNGKNGSPLEVAVVYVNLKYGPLTNAMRYRDGVSTVLFRIQIGSEPNPKFDQIAAAMKKIQKAGPLVPIKLHDVFKLFNEFPTNTRYFAYPGSLVSDETTGEQFYCTTTIPVATHPTQFISKKQFDDTFLKLLKYDGTQLINQKPQYPRGLRPVARSRGIVQPYSNLTVYHATSTDPE, via the exons ATGCGCccgtttgtaatttttttcattttagtgtTTATAGCTATTTCTGGATCGACAAAAGCATCAA TTGGGAGATTCTTACCGTTCAGTGGATTTTATCCAATTCCTCGCGAAACTCCAGAACCAATTAATGTCAACACGTTTTTGACGTATCCACTTCTCACTTTTAAGCCATTAACACTCAGTGGAAATAATGAACATGAAGCAGCATTTATAAGAAACACTGGATTTTCAG TACAAGTATTCTTGAAAAACTCCTCCACAACAGTAACGGCAACAGGTGGACCACTTTATGGTAACCTTTATAGATTcaggaaaataattttctattgGGCGAATAATGCTAATGGCACTGCTTATACAActgtaaatggaaaaaatgg TTCTCCTTTGGAAGTGGCAGTTGTATACGTCAATTTGAAATACGGTCCATTGACGAATGCGATGAGATATCGAGATGGTGTGTCAACAGTTCTCTTCAGAATACAAATT GGATCAGAACCgaatccaaaatttgatcaaattgcagcagcgatgaaaaaaattcaaaaagccgGACCTCTAGTTCCTATCAAACTTCACGATGTCTTTAAATTGTTCAACGAATTTCCCACCAACACCAGATATTTTGCATACCCGGGATCATTAGTATCAGACGAGACAACGGGAGAGCAATTCTATTGCACCACTACAATTCCAGTTGCTACTCATCCGACTCAGTTTATATCAAAAAAACAG TTCGATGACACATTcttaaaactgttgaaataCGATGGGACGCAATTGATTAATCAAAAGCCACAATATCCTCGAGGACTGAGACCTGTAGCACGAAGCCGAGGCATTGTTCAACCATACTCAAACCTGACAGTGTACCATGCAACCAGTACAGATCCAGAATGA
- the LOC135840656 gene encoding carbonic anhydrase 3-like, which translates to MSEYHIHLILVLSTLIGLTAASIGTTLPFTGLCPIPSKTPEPMNIETSQAKKIFTFPLTFIGNHGHQKAVLVNTGHSVEVFLKEPKTAEIVIGGVLGFNLYVYSKTRFYWTNETNGEAYSTVNGKNGSPLEASVVYYNLKYGTYREALKYRDGLFEVLFRIRIGSKSSRKFEKFGQALRKVRQPTQVATIELTDSFLWFEESLTNVAYFAYPGAETNETSHTVYYCTTTVLVEQNTIPSISKKQFKETFLRLIGDNGNPLINQRPQVPQDNRPVVESFGILLIRLKNAINFPSVE; encoded by the exons atgtcCGAATATCACATTCATTTAATTCTGGTGTTATCAACACTGATAGGACTGACAGCAGCTTCAA TTGGAACGACTTTACCATTTACTGGACTTTGTCCGATACCTAGCAAGACACCGGAACCTATGAATATCGAAACCAGCCAAGCGAAAAAGATTTTCACCTTTCCTCTGACATTCATTGGGAATCATGGACACCAAAAAGCTGTTTTGGTTAATACTGGGCATTCTG TCGAAGTGTTCCTAAAAGAACCAAAAACCGCGGAAATAGTAATCGGAGGCGTACTTGGTTTCAATCTATACGTTTACTCgaaaacaagattttattgGACAAATGAGACAAATGGCGAAGCTTACTCAACGGTCAATGgcaaaaatgg CTCTCCTTTGGAAGCGTCTGTAGTAtattacaatttgaaatatgGAACATATCGTGAAGCTTTAAAATATCGCGACGGTTTATTCGAAGTTTTATTTCGGATACGTATT GGATCAAAATCGAgtcgaaaatttgagaaattcggCCAAGCTTTAAGAAAAGTTCGACAACCTACTCAAGTGGCTACGATTGAATTGACAGACTCGTTTTTGTGGTTTGAAGAATCTTTAACCAACGTTGCATATTTTGCCTACCCAGGAGCTGAGACGAATGAAACCTCGCATACAGTATATTACTGTACAACGACAGTCCTTGTGGAACAGAATACAATTCCGTCTATATCCAaaaaacag TTTAAAGAAACATTTCTACGTCTAATCGGAGATAATGGAAACCCGCTGATCAATCAAAGGCCACAAGTACCTCAGGACAACAGACCAGTAGTAGAATCTTTCGGAATACTCTTGATACGTCTCAAGAACGCCATAAATTTCCCATCCGTCGAATGA
- the LOC135841398 gene encoding uncharacterized protein LOC135841398, with protein MLLMSLNAVFLILLSLDKSTTALSTKGSSTQFQTQDPINIVPSKVKTIFLAPLIVLENAFDNILVNNTGRSVRLIEDDPITANIITGGVLGFEIYVYGETIFYWANSSYGVAYTTVEDEIRAPLVACIMYYNKRYKSFNDALHYSNGIAKICFPINVGPIDNPLFVPFALSLKEIQQPKSSVKIKLLPAFIFYAITPPLSKYYAYHGSIQDDESGKTYYCTTTIIAPQLPYHFISKKQFHDTFLQLHGPNGKKLVNNPQPAPQGMSKVVQSYGILKIINFIKTPTRIGSQ; from the exons ATGTTGTTGATGTCCTTAAACGCAGTTTTCCTAATTTTACTAAGCTTGGACAAATCGACCACTgctttga GTACCAAAGGATCTTCAACTCAATTCCAAACTCAAGATCCGATAAATATTGTTCCTAGCAAAGTGAAAACAATCTTTCTTGCACCATTGATCGTTCTTGAAAATGCGTTTGATAATATTCTGGTCAATAATACCGGAAGATCAG TCCGACTAATCGAGGATGATCCTATTACGGCGAATATAATAACAGGAGGAGTTCTAGGCTTTGAAATATATGTTTACGGGGAAACTATATTTTACTGGGCTAATAGCTCATATGGCGTAGCTTACACAACAGTTGAAGATGAAATAAG GGCTCCATTAGTGGCTTGCATAATGTACTACAACAAAAGATACAAATCGTTCAACGATGCTCTGCATTACAGCAATGGTATAGCCAAAATCTGCTTTCCTATAAACGTT GGTCCAATTGATAATCCATTATTCGTCCCATTCGCACTTTCCTTGAAAGAAATTCAACAACCGAAATCCTCAGTTAAAATAAAACTTCTACCAGCTTTCATATTTTACGCTATTACACCACCTCTCAGCAAGTATTATGCTTATCATGGATCAATACAGGATGATGAAAGTGGAAAAACATATTATTGCACAACAACCATCATTGCTCCTCAATTACCATAtcattttatatcaaaaaaacAG tttcatgacacatttttacaattaCACGGCCccaatggcaaaaaattggtgAATAATCCTCAACCAGCTCCGCAAGGAATGAGCAAAGTTGTTCAATCATACGgcatattgaaaataataaacttcATAAAAACACCCACCAGAATTGGAAGCCAATAA